The following are encoded together in the Ovis canadensis isolate MfBH-ARS-UI-01 breed Bighorn chromosome 2, ARS-UI_OviCan_v2, whole genome shotgun sequence genome:
- the NEFL gene encoding neurofilament light polypeptide, whose translation MSSFSYEPYYSTSYKRRYVETPRVHISSVRSGYSTARSAYSSYSAPVSSSLSVRRSYSSSSGSLMPSLESLDLSQVAAISNDLKSIRTQEKAQLQDLNDRFASFIERVHELEQQNKVLEAELLVLRQKHSEPSRFRALYEQEIRDLRLAAEDATNEKQALQGEREGLEETLRNLQARYEEEVLSREDAEGRLMEARKGADEAALARAELEKRIDSLMDEIAFLKKVHEEEIAELQAQIQYAQISVEMDVSSKPDLSAALKDIRAQYEKLAAKNMQNAEEWFKSRFTVLTESAAKNTDAVRAAKDEVSESRRLLKAKTLEIEACRGMNEALEKQLQELEDKQNADISAMQDTINKLENELRTTKSEMARYLKEYQDLLNVKMALDIEIAAYRKLLEGEETRLSFTSVGSLTTGYTQSSQVFGRSAYGGLQTSSYLMSARSFPSYYTSHVQEEQIEVEETIEAAKAEEAKDEPPSEGEAEEEEKEKEEAEAEAEAEAEAEEEEGAQEEEAAKEDAEEAKEEEEGGEGEEAEETKEAEEEEKKDEGAGEEQATKKKD comes from the exons ATGAGTTCCTTCAGCTACGAGCCGTACTACTCGACTTCCTACAAACGGCGCTATGTGGAGACGCCCCGGGTGCACATCTCCAGCGTGCGCAGCGGCTACAGCACCGCGCGCTCCGCTTACTCCAGCTACTCCGCGCCCGTCTCCTCCTCACTATCCGTGCGGCGCAGCTACTCCTCCAGCTCCGGTTCCTTGATGCCCAGCCTCGAGAGCCTCGACCTGAGCCAGGTCGCCGCCATCAGCAACGATCTCAAGTCGATCCGCACCCAGGAGAAGGCGCAGCTGCAGGACCTCAACGACCGTTTCGCCAGCTTCATCGAGCGCGTGCACGAGCTGGAGCAGCAGAACAAGGTCCTGGAAGCCGAGCTGCTGGTGCTGCGCCAGAAGCACTCCGAGCCCTCCCGCTTCCGGGCGCTCTACGAGCAGGAGATCCGCGATCTGCGTCTGGCAGCGGAAGACGCCACCAACGAGAAGCAGGCACTCCAGGGTGAGCGCGAGGGGCTGGAGGAGACTCTGCGCAACCTGCAGGCGCGCTACGAAGAGGAGGTGCTGAGCCGTGAGGACGCCGAGGGCCGGCTGATGGAAGCGCGCAAAGGGGCCGACGAGGCGGCTCTCGCCCGCGCCGAGCTCGAAAAGCGCATAGACAGCCTGATGGACGAAATCGCCTTTCTGAAGAAAGTGCACGAAGAGGAGATCGCCGAGCTGCAGGCACAGATCCAGTATGCACAGATCTCCGTGGAGATGGACGTGTCCTCCAAGCCCGACCTCTCCGCCGCGCTCAAGGACATCCGCGCCCAGTATGAGAAGCTGGCAGCCAAGAACATGCAGAATGCAGAAGAATGGTTCAAGAGCCGCTTCACCGTGCTGACCGAGAGCGCCGCCAAGAACACCGATGCTGTGCGCGCCGCCAAGGACGAGGTGTCCGAGAGCCGCCGCCTGCTTAAGGCCAAGACCCTGGAGATCGAGGCATGCCGGGGCATGAACGAAGCGCTGGAGAAGCAATTGCAGGAGCTAGAGGACAAACAGAATGCCGACATTAGCGCTATGCAG GACACAatcaacaaattggaaaatgaaTTGAGAACCACAAAGAGCGAAATGGCAAGATACCTCAAGGAATACCAAGACCTCCTTAATGTCAAGATGGCTTTGGACATTGAGATTGCAGCTTACAG GAAACTCTTGGAAGGTGAGGAAACCCGGCTCAGTTTCACCAGTGTGGGCAGCCTAACCACCGGCTACACCCAGAGCTCCCAGGTCTTTGGCCGATCTGCCTATGGAGGTTTGCAGACCAGCTCCTATTTGATGTCTGCCCGCTCCTTCCCGTCCTACTACACCAGCCACGTCCAGGAGGAGCAAATAGAGGTGGAGGAGACCATCGAGGCTGCTAAAGCTGAGGAAGCCAAGGATGAGCCCCCCTCTGAAGGAGAAGcagaagaagaggagaaggaaaaggaagaggctgaggctgaggctgaagctgaggctgaggctgaggaagaggagggagcccaagaagaagaag CTGCCAAGGAAGATGCTGAGGAagcaaaggaggaagaagaaggaggTGAAGGCGAAGAAGCAGAAGAAACCAAAgaagcagaggaggaagagaaaaaagatgaaGGTGCTGGGGAGGAGCAAGCCACTAAGAAGAAAGATtga